In a genomic window of Vigna angularis cultivar LongXiaoDou No.4 chromosome 6, ASM1680809v1, whole genome shotgun sequence:
- the LOC108341511 gene encoding protein GRAVITROPIC IN THE LIGHT 1, giving the protein MEFANTLKSNSNMSDTVCKFCALKSIGVLPSQVPNLRHFHKSICVGASPSEDRNVANKVIEMATGEGSCSGEEIMKIFDTVSALKSAYLQLQQAHIPYDPQKIITSYQGVDAELEKLCKFKHAYKEKRYRKTKSYSKASCFDLLQSEIGRKEAFFRKLNSLNSVKDSQILRLQQELQDLEMGNKNLRKMIKRISQKREASVLSAAKFEDFFKAAAKSIHDFSKPLISLIKASGWDLDMAAKCIENAAVYSKGCDKKYAFEAYIARRMFHGVSLTSYDVSDIVKFDDPIDALMENPNSDFSKFCGTKYLLVVHPTMEESFFGNLDHRTLILGGKHPRTEFYQLFAKVAKWVWVLLGSAVSIDANATMFSVNRESMFSGLYMESVEEEGKNAVLSDLERASYKVQFMVMPGFKVAEALVKSRVYISKTCLKLNGGSFNW; this is encoded by the coding sequence ATGGAATTTGCAAATACCCTGAAATCCAATTCAAATATGTCAGATACTGTTTGCAAGTTCTGTGCTTTGAAATCCATTGGGGTGTTACCCTCTCAAGTTCCCAATCTCCGTCACTTTCACAAGTCAATTTGCGTTGGTGCTTCTCCGAGTGAAGACAGAAATGTTGCAAATAAGGTCATTGAAATGGCTACAGGAGAGGGTTCTTGTTCTGGGGAGGAGATCATGAAGATATTTGACACTGTTTCAGCTCTGAAATCTGCATATCTTCAGCTTCAGCAAGCTCATATCCCTTATGATCCACAAAAGATTATTACCTCTTACCAAGGAGTAGATGCAGAACTTGAGAAGCTTTGCAAGTTCAAGCATGCATACAAGGAGAAGCGATATAGAAAAACCAAGTCTTATTCCAAGGCTTCGTGTTTTGACCTCTTGCAATCTGAAATTGGTCGCAAAGAAGCATTTTTCAGGAAGTTAAACTCTCTAAACAGTGTTAAAGACTCTCAGATTCTAAGGCTGCAGCAAGAACTCCAGGATTTGGAAATGGGGAATAAAAATCTGCGTAAGATGATCAAGAGGATAAGTCAGAAGAGAGAAGCAAGTGTTTTGAGTGCTGCTAAGTTCGAGGATTTCTTCAAGGCTGCTGCAAAGTCCATTCATGATTTTTCCAAACCATTAATTAGCTTGATTAAAGCTTCAGGATGGGACTTAGATATGGCAGCAAAATGCATTGAGAATGCAGCTGTATATTCCAAAGGGTGTGACAAGAAATATGCTTTTGAGGCCTATATTGCACGGAGAATGTTTCATGGGGTTTCGTTAACATCTTATGATGTGAGCGATATTGTGAAGTTTGATGATCCAATTGATGCACTGATGGAGAATCCAAactcagatttttcaaaattttgtggAACAAAGTACCTTCTAGTTGTTCATCCCACAATGGAAGAGTCATTCTTTGGAAATTTAGATCACCGAACCTTGATATTGGGTGGCAAGCACCCTAGAACTGAGTTCTATCAGTTATTCGCAAAAGTGGCAAAATGGGTTTGGGTTTTACTAGGTTCTGCAGTGTCAATAGATGCCAATGCAACCATGTTTTCTGTCAACAGAGAAAGCATGTTCTCTGGTTTATATATGGAATCTGTTGAGGAGGAAGGAAAGAATGCTGTTTTGTCAGACTTAGAGAGAGCCTCCTACAAAGTTCAGTTCATGGTTATGCCTGGCTTTAAAGTTGCAGAAGCATTGGTGAAATCAAGAGTTTATATCTCAAAAACATGCTTAAAGCTAAATGGTGGTTCTTTTAACTGGTGA